From one Aeropyrum camini SY1 = JCM 12091 genomic stretch:
- a CDS encoding phosphotransferase: protein MAGGPIEPEEDCGLAKRIVAECSCKGSGLTTSSLICTCNGGKLVVKDYSKKSLKWLVTLPYIPVYRYIYSPEGRLRNELAWYRRLRGAYPVPRIITYCMEERPLLVREFIDGEPASDSVDENAWRELGFGLARLHFAVGAVLGDPNPGNFIYRGGRVWLVDFEQADDYTPYKAAWDLLVLAATTIALASPLKWRFVEMALSSYREAAGDRWSEVLDALGDVRLKLLNPLLVSPLHAIRFYRLARSL from the coding sequence TTGGCTGGAGGACCTATCGAGCCGGAGGAGGACTGCGGGCTAGCGAAAAGAATTGTGGCCGAGTGCAGCTGCAAAGGCTCCGGGCTAACCACCTCAAGCCTCATATGCACCTGCAACGGCGGAAAACTCGTTGTCAAAGACTATTCGAAGAAGAGTCTAAAATGGCTCGTCACACTACCCTACATCCCCGTCTACAGGTACATCTATAGCCCTGAGGGGAGGCTTAGGAACGAGCTGGCATGGTACCGCCGCCTCAGGGGGGCCTACCCGGTTCCAAGGATAATAACCTACTGCATGGAAGAGAGGCCGCTGCTTGTGCGAGAGTTCATAGATGGCGAGCCTGCTTCGGACAGTGTTGACGAGAACGCCTGGAGGGAGCTGGGCTTCGGCCTCGCGAGGCTGCACTTCGCAGTGGGGGCTGTGCTGGGGGATCCCAACCCGGGCAACTTCATATACAGAGGGGGGAGGGTGTGGCTCGTGGACTTCGAGCAGGCCGACGACTACACCCCCTACAAGGCAGCCTGGGACCTCCTAGTCCTGGCGGCAACAACAATAGCACTAGCCTCCCCGCTTAAGTGGAGGTTTGTGGAGATGGCCCTAAGCAGCTATAGGGAGGCCGCCGGAGATAGGTGGAGCGAGGTCCTAGATGCGCTTGGTGATGTTAGGCTGAAGCTCCTAAACCCCCTCCTAGTCTCTCCCCTCCACGCGATCCGATTCTACAGGCTAGCCCGCTCCCTATGA
- a CDS encoding DUF504 domain-containing protein: protein MGRRRSDIFEAVRRIMNYPLEDRGDYRIVYRHRVEGVGEVLREARLESVVRVDKWAVHLVNGDSIPLHRIVEIRGPRGETVWRRGLGWLEDLSSRRRTAG from the coding sequence GTGGGGAGGCGTAGGAGCGATATATTCGAGGCTGTCAGGCGCATAATGAATTACCCCCTGGAGGATAGAGGCGATTACAGGATAGTGTATAGGCACAGGGTTGAAGGTGTTGGCGAGGTTCTCAGGGAGGCCAGGCTGGAGAGCGTCGTCAGAGTCGACAAGTGGGCTGTACATCTTGTAAACGGGGACTCAATACCCCTCCACAGGATAGTTGAGATTAGAGGACCTCGGGGGGAGACTGTCTGGCGCAGGGGGTTGGGTTGGCTGGAGGACCTATCGAGCCGGAGGAGGACTGCGGGCTAG